A DNA window from Drosophila biarmipes strain raj3 chromosome 2R, RU_DBia_V1.1, whole genome shotgun sequence contains the following coding sequences:
- the LOC108029952 gene encoding nose resistant to fluoxetine protein 6, whose product MESHCKWVLIIGIWALVADAAVNDTASLRQHRYDYGPFNGSLELATDVITSDTKRGEGSAVQLPHEPHLIRSSVIFGLTKVANESNVSPSCHNHLKLVQRGVLSKQPWAIKVLDASGTKPSGFVFGQNYWLGSREACHGVQRPVGITLSRHYERVMHYSILTQSAPFEMDYRVIYLRHRSPWQVEIKVMSEQVLHIGLCLPSSCGSEEVKQLTRDYVADSSFAEDDIFDMKPEVLYMKDLQLSANFFQRLTFRLVVAAILVTGALMVCAQQLRVVKGADDPDQGLAPVESELWQAMDSLLKREPVQKFVSCFDLANNWKKIAAMRPNQPGEIPIMNGLRSVCAIWILTFHVMWYMYFTVHNKTLLLSYAEQLFFQYVSTAPLLVDVFFTISGFLQTYNFLRNTKQLEAVRLNGLWGNVKLFGKLLFHRYLRLGPLYLVVMGSVDLAFAYIGDVSVFHINERFDELCPQYWWRNVLFIQNLFDHQEMCANWSWSLACDMQFFLLANIVLFIYAKQPKLAKGLTLSGLVATITWSYGIGITSKFEFSFDSTYLTGTQIYTSPFVRVLPYIVGAIAAWFFQEKGFQLEMSERRTRRYWHLSLKVFVGCIYATVKRDLGTLITISLFVLGRGLFSLTVCWMIVGSAAGTGVWWSRLLEAKFFQHLNRLSYAIYLLNPLVIALVYSLTNTSSAADPFLLSVVCCGFSIIVYLASIAFSLAFELPYSNLSSLLLKGKPKTS is encoded by the exons ATGGAAAGCCACTGCAAGTGGGTCTTAATCATCGGCATCTGGGCCCTAGTGGCCGATGCTGCCGTGAACGATACCGCCAGCTTGCGACAGCATCGCTACGACTACGGACCTTTCAATGGCAGCCTGGAACTGGCCACGGATGTTATCACATCGGACACCAAGAGGGGCGAAGGATCTGCCGTCCAGTTGCCACACGAACCCCATCTCATCCGGAGCTCCGTCATCTTTGGGCTAACCAAAGTGGCCAACGAGAGCAATGTGAGTCCCAGCTGCCACAACCACCTGAAGCTGGTGCAGAGGGGAGTTCTCAGCAAACAACCTTGGGCCATCAAGG TTCTTGATGCGTCGGGAACCAAGCCATCTGGATTCGTCTTCGGCCAGAACTACTGGCTGGGGAGTCGGGAGGCGTGTCATGGTGTGCAGAGGCCCGTGGGCATCACCTTGTCGCGGCACTACGAGCGCGTGATGCACTACAGCATCCTGACGCAGAGTGCACCCTTTGAGATGGACTACCGGGTGATATACCTTCGCCACCGGTCGCCGTGGCAGGTGGAGATCAAGGTGATGTCCGAGCAGGTGCTGCACATCGGCCTGTGCCTGCCCAGCTCCTGTGGCTCCGAGGAGGTGAAGCAACTGACCAGGGACTATGTGGCAGACAGCTCGTTCGCCGAGGACGACATCTTTGACATGAAGCCGGAGGTGCTCTACATGAAGGATCTCCAGCTGAGCGCGAACTTCTTCCAGCGGCTCACTTTCCGGCTGGTGGTGGCCGCCATCCTGGTGACCGGAGCCCTGATGGTCTGTGCCCAGCAATTGCGGGTGGTTAAGGGGGCCGATGATCCGGATCAGGGTTTGGCTCCCGTGGAATCGGAGCTCTGGCAGGCAATGGATTCCCTCTTGAAAAGGGAACCTGTTCAGAAATTCGTGTCCTGCTTCGATTTGGCGAACAATTGGAAGAAGATCGCGGCCATGAGACCCAATCAGCCGGGGGAGATTCCCATCATGAATGGGCTGCGATCCGTGTGCGCCATCTGGATCCTCACGTTCCACGTGATGTGGTACATGTACTTCACGGTGCACAACAAAACATTGCTGCTCTCCTACGCCGAGCAGTTGTTCTTCCAGTACGTCTCTACGGCCCCGCTCCTCGTGGATGTCTTCTTTACCATCAG tgGCTTCCTGCAAACTTACAACTTCCTGAGGAACACCAAGCAGCTGGAGGCGGTGCGCCTCAATGGTCTGTGGGGCAATGTGAAGCTCTTTGGAAAGCTGCTGTTCCACCGCTACCTGAGATTGGGTCCGCTCTACCTGGTGGTGATGGGCAGCGtggacttggccttcgcctacATCGGAGACGTTTCCGTTTTCCACATCAACGAGAGGTTCGACGAACTGTGTCCCCAGTACTGGTGGAGGAACGTGCTCTTCATCCAGAACCTCTTCGACCACCAGGAGATGTGTGCCAACTGGAGCTGGAGTCTGGCCTGCGACATGCAGTTCTTCCTGCTGGCGAACATTGTGCTCTTCATTTACGCCAA GCAACCCAAGCTGGCCAAGGGACTGACGCTCTCTGGACTTGTGGCCACCATAACCTGGTCCTACGGTATCGGGATCACCAGCAAGTTCGAGTTCTCCTTCGACTCCACCTACTTGACTGGCACCCAGATCTACACGAGTCCCTTCGTGAGAGTTCTGCCTTACATTGTGGGTGCAATAGCCGCCTGGTTTTTCCAGGAGAAGGGCTTCCAGTTGGAGATGAGCGAACGGCGAACCCGTCGCTATTGGCACCTGAGTCTCAAGGTGTTCGTAGGCTGTATCTACGCCACGGTGAAGCGGGACCTGGGTACCCTGATCACCATATCGCTGTTCGTCCTGGGACGGGGACTCTTCTCCCTAACCGTCTGCTGGATGATCGTGGGCAGTGCGGCCGGAACTGGAGTCTGGTGGTCTCGACTGCTGGAGGCCAAGTTCTTTCAGCACCTGAACCGTCTGTCCTACGCAATTTATCTACTGAATCCCCTGGTGATTGCCCTCGTCTACAGTCTGACCAATACGAGTTCTGCAGCCGATCCCTTCCTGCTG aGCGTCGTCTGCTGCGGCTTTTCGATAATCGTCTATCTTGCATCCATCGCCTTTTCGCTGGCTTTTGAGCTGCCCTATAGCAATCTGTCCAGCTTGCTGCTAAAGGGAAAACCAAAAACCTCATAA
- the LOC108030141 gene encoding uncharacterized protein LOC108030141 has product MPKEDAEPSAGSVPVVAKESDVPPAENATHKENDASAPASASASSASTTPPPGQDDAEEAELLERMRGDAVGNTMFSSRFILQTVMKLVELQPESPLEQQLEDDLCKVWDMSVSPEVVTLLLENEAIDPIMYSLMAGCEDVRLYEILIGLLGNMCAQVECAELLTCNHSTMETLFKLTNCMDTAMLIQLMRLFQYIMAHVLSGKEQFAVDWYVCFAAFENSAQNLGRILQQSVSDELLIAALKATNAVLASCALVEEENAKTTLNLKPFAQVFLVPELCDGVNSAFLRLMRDDQAKLADEEAGEENGEAEVPAAAQDSDEDADVGYDSCGPKITCDVEIIQTYLNICTILVQLPEAQASMDVYAPSIVSCLARILQFLQQPLQLIPLGERQEEYLEDLAHIWSRLKYFYHKEAFLNLLELWYRLKQHIDNYTGNDPETNDFEEDEEEEEDAPKEQYVENAFKLLRLLACMVIKAENSDLQEIGDEKVQLFISALKAEEKNAIFSKALECLNEKVDKETGQA; this is encoded by the exons ATGCCCAAGGAAGACGCGGAGCCATCGGCCGGTAGCGTTCCAGTGGTCGCCAAGGAGAGCGATGTGCCTCCCGCGGAAAATGCGACCCACAAGGAGAACGACGCGTCTGCCCCAGCCTCTGCCAGCGCCAGCAGCGCCTCGACCACGCCCCCGCCCGGCCAGGACGACGCCGAGGAGGCGGAGCTGCTGGAGCGGATGCGCGGCGATGCAGTGGGCAACACGATGTTCAGCAGTCGCTTCATCCTGCAGACGGTGATGAAACTGGTGGAGCTGCAGCCCGAATCGCCACTGGAACAGCAGCTGGAGGACGACCTGTGCAAGGTGTGGGACATGTCGGTGTCCCCCGAAGTGGTCACCCTGCTGCTGGAAAACGAGGCAATCGATCCGATCATGTACTCCCTGATGGCCGGCTGTGAGGATGTGCGCCTCTACGAGATTCTCATCGGCCTGCTGGGCAACATGTGCGCCCAGGTGGAGTGCGCCGAGCTGCTCACCTGCAATCACAGCACGATGGAGACGCTGTTCAAGCTGACCAACTGCATGGACACCGCCATGCTGATCCAGCTGATGCGACTCTTCCAGTACATCATGGCCCACGTGCTTAGCGGCAAGGAGCAGTTCGCTGTGGACTGGTACGTCTGCTTTGCTGCCTTCGAAAACTCCGCGCAGAATCTTGGCAGGATTCTGCAGCAGTCCGTTAGCGATGAACTGCTGATAGCGGCGCTGAAGGCCACCAATGCTGTGCTGGCCAGTTGTGCTCTGGTGGAGGAGGAGAATGCCAAGACAACACTGAATCTGAAGCCCTTCGCGCAGGTATTTCTTGTTCCAGAGCTCTGCGATGGCGTCAATAGCGCCTTTCTGCGACTCATGCGAGACGATCAGGCCAAGCTGGCTGACGAAGAAGCTGGCGAGGAGAACGGAGAAGCCGAAGTGCCAGCTGCCGCCCAGGACAGCGATGAAGATGCCGACGTTGGCTACGACTCGTGCGGGCCTAAAATAACCTGTGATGTGGAGATCATTCAAACCTACCTCAACATTTGCACCATTTTGGTCCAGTTGCCCGAGGCGCAAGCTTCCATGGACGTATATGCGCCCAGCATAGTCAGTTGCCTGGCGCGGATCCTGCAGTTCCTGCAGCAGCCGCTGCAACTCATTCCATTGGGTGAACGCCAGGAGGAGTATCTGGAGGATTTGGCGCACATCTGGAGT CGCCTCAAGTACTTCTACCACAAGGAAGCCTTTTTAAATCTTCTGGAGCTGTGGTACAGACTCAAGCAGCACATTGATAATTACACCGGAAATGACCCAGAGACCAACGACTTCGAAGAAGacgaggaagaggaggaggacgcCCCCAAGGAGCAGTATGTGGAGAACGCCTTCAAGCTGCTGCGCCTGTTAGCCTGCATGGTGATAAAGGCGGAGAACTCGGACCTCCAAGAGATAGGCGACGAAAAGGTGCAGCTCTTTATTTCTGCGCTGAAAGCCGAAGAGAAAAATGCAATATTCTCAAAGGCCCTCGAATGCCTGAACGAAAAAGTGGACAAGGAGACGGGCCAAGCCTAA
- the LOC108030144 gene encoding uncharacterized protein LOC108030144: MMLLQRVWWPQINNHLRQYAKKSRAQIKPVMAVNKRMVHQEILHYVNPFARINVKSDIFLRIQPADVHLYTSGDVFIAQLVGGQVKNSNVSLDVKITDEDKVVNVVVKQLAEQPSQFECNLQIPVRSDVSVQAKSSVRVEGVQSELLQVKAEGGIITKNVKATNISLYSENGNINCQGTLLGKITEIETQNGNISMDKLQGDSLNCSTKAGSIVTDCCYVENSNFQTHTGRLELKNVHKSSQVHVHQSAELNMTGVHGNLQVMSKGGSLNVQLSELVGHNKIDAQNLVEEAIINISQAIEQDLHIEVTAPEVKLNTELEHVAHALNEGKNKFLLSNSNTNRLQVSSTGGKGVRLGKQSWSDMMRQKLQAIGTEVP, translated from the exons ATGATGCTGCTGCAACGCGTGTGGTGGCCACAAATAAACAACCACCTGCGGCAATACGCGAAGAAGTCCCGGGCGCAGATAAAACCAGTCATGGCCGTCAACAAGCGCATGGTCCACCAGGAGATCCTGCATTATGTAAATCCCTTTGCCAGGATCAACGTGAAATCAGACATATTCCTGCGCATTCAGCCTGCGGACGTGCATTTGTACACCAGTGGCGATGTGTTCATAGCCCAACTGGTGGGTGGCCAAGTCAAGAACTCCAATGTCTCGCTGGATGTCAAGATAACCGACGAGGACAAGGTGGTCAATGTGGTGGTCAAGCAACTGGCGGAGCAGCCCTCGCAGTTCGAGTGCAACCTGCAGATTCCCGTGCGTTCTGATGTCTCCGTGCAGGCCAAGAGCAGTGTCCGGGTGGAGGGAGTCCAGAGTGAGCTCCTGCAGGTCAAGGCAGAGGGAGGCATCATCACCAAGAATGTTAAGGCCACCAATATTAGTCTGTACAGCGAAAATGGCAACATCAACTGCCAGGGCACGCTGCTGGGGAAGATCACCGAAATAGAGACCCAAAATGGG AACATTTCCATGGACAAGTTACAAGGAGACAGCTTGAATTGCTCTACCAAGGCTGGCAGTATTGTAACCGACTGCTGCTATGTGGAGAACTCCAACTTTCAGACGCACACCGGACGCCTGGAACTGAAAAATGTCCACAAAAGCAGTCAGGTTCATGTCCACCAGTCTGCGGAGCTCAACATGA CTGGTGTGCATGGCAACCTCCAAGTAATGAGCAAAGGAGGCAGCCTGAACGTCCAACTCTCGGAGCTGGTGGGCCACAACAAAATCGACGCCCAAAACTTGGTAGAAGAGGCTATTATCAACATATCCCAAGCCATCGAGCAGGATCTGCACATCGAGGTGACAGCCCCGGAAGTGAAGTTGAACACCGAACTGGAGCATGTAGCCCATGCCCTTAACGAGGGCAAGAACAAATTCCTACTCAGCAATTCGAATACAAATCGTCTGCAGGTGAGCAGCACTGGCGGCAAGGGAGTCCGCCTGGGCAAACAGTCGTGGAGCGATATGATGCGCCAAAAACTTCAGGCCATTGGAACAGAAGTACCATAA
- the LOC108030145 gene encoding V-type proton ATPase subunit D 1, with protein MSGKDRLPIFPSRGAQMLMKARLAGAQKGHGLLKKKADALQMRFRMILGKIIETKTLMGDVMKEAAFSLAEAKFTSGDINQVVLQNVTKAQIKIRTKKDNVAGVTLPVFESYQDGADTYELAGLARGGQQLAKLKKNYQSAVKLLVELASLQTSFVTLDEVIKITNRRVNAIEHVIIPRIDRTLAYIISELDELEREEFYRLKKIQDKKREARVKADAKKAELLQQGIDVRQQANILDEGDDDVLF; from the coding sequence atgtCCGGAAAAGATAGGCTACCGATTTTCCCGTCCCGTGGTGCCCAAATGTTGATGAAGGCCCGTCTGGCTGGAGCCCAGAAGGGTCACGGCCTGCTGAAGAAGAAGGCGGATGCCCTGCAGATGCGATTCCGCATGATTCTGGGCAAGATCATTGAGACCAAGACCCTGATGGGCGATGTTATGAAAGAGGCGGCCTTCTCGCTGGCCGAGGCCAAGTTCACGTCCGGCGACATCAACCAGGTGGTGCTGCAGAACGTGACCAAGGCCCAGATCAAGATCCGCACCAAGAAGGACAACGTGGCGGGCGTGACCCTGCCCGTCTTCGAGTCCTACCAGGACGGTGCCGATACCTACGAGCTGGCCGGTCTGGCCCGTGGTGGTCAGCAGCTGGCCAAGCTGAAGAAGAACTACCAGAGCGCCGTCAAGCTGCTCGTGGAGCTGGCCTCGCTCCAGACCTCGTTCGTCACCCTGGACGAAGTGATCAAGATCACCAACCGCCGTGTGAACGCTATCGAGCACGTGATCATCCCCCGTATTGACAGGACACTGGCCTACATCATCTCCGAGCTGGATGAGCTGGAGCGCGAGGAGTTCTACCGATTGAAGAAGATCCAGGACAAGAAGCGCGAGGCTCGTGTCAAGGCCGATGCCAAGAAGGCGGAGCTCCTGCAGCAGGGCATCGATGTGCGCCAGCAGGCCAACATCCTGGATGAGGGCGACGACGACGTTCTGTTCTAA
- the LOC108030142 gene encoding translation initiation factor eIF-2B subunit gamma, whose product MTNSEFQAVVFAAGRGTRLPEVLGDAPKCLLPVGPFPLIWYPLNLLQQHNFSEVIVVVLEQEKLEIQSALENTPLKLKLDYATIPGDSDFGTADSLRYIYDKIKSDFLVLSCDLVSNVSLYPLINKFREHDAALALLLFPSGFESDVVMPGPKSKHKPERDVIGIHAATQRLAFLSAASDCEETLNIQRHLLQNRGRLDVYSRLVDAHVYVLKKWVIDYLRRKENISTFKGEFLPHLIKKQHSKRPLKVVQDTTSEVGVITKNEDNVLHYVPHSILDQKITQTSLFNQSLSQAPYHGDVVRCYGIQAPKEAIGVRVNNTLSFLAINRKLASIWNELCGEKHPLISPGALVKSTQTKEIIAADNAKLSEKTSLNFSVFGPNCIINPKNIVANSLIMSNAVVEEGCNIDNCIIGHRAQVKSGSVLKNCIIGPNYVVEEGTHSQAAHLSNADQFMEIDIQ is encoded by the exons ATGACGAATTCAGAGTTCCAGGCGGTGGTCTTTGCCGCGGGGCGTGGCACACGCTTGCCCGAAGTCCTGGGGGATGCCCCCAAGTGCCTGCTGCCCGTGGGCCCGTTTCCCCTCATCTGGTATCCACTGAATCTGCTGCAACAACACAACTTTTCAG AGGTCATTGTGGTGGTTTTGGAGCAGGAAAAGCTGGAGATCCAGTCGGCTCTGGAAAACACCCCCCTGAAGCTGAAACTCGACTATGCCACGATTCCCGGCGACAGTGACTTCGGAACTGCGGACAGTCTGCGCTACATTTACGACAAGATCAAGTCGGACTTCCTGGTGCTCAGCTGCGACCTGGTCAGCAATGTCAGCCTGTACCCGCTGATCAACAAGTTCCGGGAGCACGATGCCGCCCTGGCGCTGCTCCTCTTCCCCAGCGGATTCGAGTCGGATGTGGTGATGCCGGGGCCCAAGAGCAAGCACAAGCCGGAACGGGATGTTATTGGCATCCATGCGGCCACCCAGAGACTGGCCTTTCTGTCCGCCGCCAGTGACTGCGAGGAAACCCTTAATATCCAGCGGCATCTGCTCCAGAACCGCGGACGACTGGATGTATACAGCCGCTTAGTGGATGCCCATGTCTATGtattgaaaaaatgggtcatcGATTACCTTCGTAGA AAGGAGAATATATCCACTTTTAAGGGCGAGTTTCTGCCGCACTTGATCAAGAAACAGCACTCCAAACGACCGCTTAAAGTAGTCCAAGATACCACCTCCGAAGTGGGCGTCATCACCAAGAATGAGGATAACGTTCTGCAT TACGTGCCCCACTCCATTCTGGACCAGAAGATCACGCAGACCTCTCTGTTCAATCAATCTCTTTCCCAAGCTCCCTATCATGGCGACGTGGTCCGCTGCTATGGTATCCAGGCTCCCAAGGAGGCAATAGGAGTGCGGGTCAACAACACCTTGAGCTTCTTGGCCATCAATCGCAAGTTGGCCAGCATCTGGAACGAACTGTGCGGCGAGAAGCACCCACTAATCTCGCCCGGAGCCCTGGTTAAGTCCACCCAAACAAAGGAGATCATAGCTGCCGACAATGCCAAGTTGTCCGAGAAGACCTCACTGAACTTCAGCGTTTTCGGACCGAATTGCATCATTAATCCTAAGAACATTGTGGCCAACTCGCTCATCATGTCCAATGCCGTTGTGGAGGAGGGCTGCAACATCGACAACTGCATCATCGGCCACCGGGCGCAGGTGAAGAGCGGATCCGTGCTGAAGAACTGCATCATTGGACCCAACTACGTGGTGGAGGAGGGCACCCACAGCCAGGCGGCGCACCTGTCCAACGCGGACCAGTTCATGGAGATAGACATACAGTGA
- the LOC108030143 gene encoding GATA zinc finger domain-containing protein 10, which translates to MHIPSGVLLVLAVATGLWASCAEGAATGAPSATATTAKPKGFEARSLDVSSSGGEEELDDFETQAQTHLAYRQQPQQQRQLYEYSEEDQEEAPRQVYANRNAKQQSNFLKIQGQLKKPLSEESEEEEDEVEEPDRLSTLLSKSSFSCTDRNSGYYADESLSCEVFHYCQESQKHSWICPEGFTFHQIHLICMPPSHDNICKQSSKYHIVNDYLYKPINLQEHQSKPNVTLRYSERYFPENYYEHERYDDEEEELPAAPRPRIQHQQQQHHQQQQHHQQQQQQPQQQHRQVVAYQQPQQQPQVRVQYQQQPQQHHQQAQPQPQVVTQIRHQPQPQPTTLAYRKPLPVTTVQPQLQLHQLHQPQLQLHQQRPQTLAPTVTPAPYRFFTTAPQLQHLQQQQQQVFRTPEEINISLQQRRPQVFIATTPRYYEDEYLYERRK; encoded by the exons ATGCA CATCCCGTCAGGCGTTCTACTAGTCCTGGCTGTGGCCACCGGCCTGTGGGCCAGCTGCGCGgagggagcagccactggagCACCCTCGGCCACGGCCACCACGGCCAAGCCGAAGGGATTCGAGGCACGATCGCTGGACGTTAGCTCCAGCGGAggcgaggaggagctggacgACTTCGAGACCCAGGCCCAGACGCATCTGGCCTACcgccagcagccgcagcagcagcgccagctcTATGAGTACAGCGAGGAGGATCAGGAGGAGGCACCGCGCCAGGTGTACGCCAACCGAAATGCCAAGCAGCAGAGCAACTTCCTCAAGATCCAGGGACAGCTGAAGAAGCCCCTCAGCGAGGAgagcgaggaggaggaggatgaagTGGAGGAGCCCGACCGTCTGTCTACCCTGCTGAGCAAGTCCTCCTTCAGCTGCACGGACAGGAACTCCGG ATACTATGCCGATGAATCGCTGAGCTGCGAGGTGTTCCACTACTGCCAGGAGAGCCAGAAGCACTCGTGGATCTGCCCTGAGGGCTTCACCTTCCACCAGATCCACCTGATCTGCATGCCGCCCTCGCACGACAACATCTGCAAGCAGTCATCCAAGTACCACATAGTGAACGACTACCTGTACAAGCCGATCAACCTGCAGGAGCACCAAAGCAAGCCCAATGTGACGCTGCGCTACTCGGAGCGCTACTTCCCGGAGAACTACTACGAGCACGAGCGCTACgatgacgaggaggaggagctgcccGCCGCGCCAAGGCCACGCAtccagcatcagcagcagcagcaccaccagcagcagcaacaccaccagcagcaacagcaacagccccagcagcagcatcgcCAGGTGGTGGCCTAccagcagccacagcagcagccccAAGTGAGGGTACAataccagcagcagccgcagcagcaccaccaacaGGCTCAGCCTCAGCCACAAGTGGTGACGCAGATCCGCCACCAGCCGCAACCTCAGCCGACTACCCTGGCCTACCGGAAGCCACTGCCCGTGACCACAGTCCAGCcccagttgcagttgcatcaGCTGCACCAGCCCCAATTGCAGCTCCACCAGCAGAGGCCACAGACGCTGGCGCCGACCGTGACGCCGGCACCGTACCGCTTCTTCACCACCGCCCCCCAGCTGCAGCacttgcagcagcaacaacagcaggtCTTCCGCACGCCCGAGGAGATCAACATATCGCTACAGCAGCGCCGGCCGCAGGTGTTCATTGCCACAACGCCGAGGTATTATGAGGATGAGTACCTCTACGAGCGGAGGAAGTGA